The proteins below are encoded in one region of Apium graveolens cultivar Ventura chromosome 4, ASM990537v1, whole genome shotgun sequence:
- the LOC141720728 gene encoding uncharacterized protein LOC141720728 isoform X2 yields the protein MLQLLLLLILKLEFSHPVLGYKRRWGGCWSLYWCFGSPKHSKRIGHATLVPEPTEAATQVLFTETLNNSSTIVFPFVAPPSSPASFFQSEPSSGMHSPTKLLSLASLSVNAYSPDGTASIFTIGPYAYETQLVSPPVFSTYTTEPSTASFTPPPESAQLTTPSSPEVPFAQLLASSLARTQRNTGPDQKFPSSQYDFQPFRLYPGSPGGYIISPGSTIPNSGTSSPFPAKQPIVKFRVEEISKFLGYEYFSSQKWGSRLGSGTLTPSGLGSRLESGSLTPYGCVSRLGSGASTPNGLGLALGSGSLTPTIGEPLLKVTPVESQISELGTLASSDKIPEDEEVVFDHRVSFELPTEYVSACLKHDCLLEMVPECPEKATNERAILSNNKPEKANKCCDCKGCTEPVLPEKTERDEQEQQYECVHQTHSLRYSKEFIFDNTKGDASDKPTLGVEWWSSEKVLGKNLVPRTSWTFFPMLQPEAS from the exons ATGCTGCAGCTACTGCTATTGTTAATTCTCAAACTCGAGTTCAGCCATCCAGTGCTCGGGTAC AAGAGGAGGTGGGGAGGTTGCTGGAGTCTGTACTGGTGTTTTGGATCTCCGAAACACAGCAAAAGAATTGGTCATGCCACACTTGTTCCTGAACCAACAGAGGCTGCAACACAAGTCCTTTTTACTGAAACTTTAAACAACTCATCCACTATAGTATTTCCTTTTGTTGCTCCTCCTTCTTCCCCTGCTTCTTTTTTCCAGTCAGAGCCTTCCTCTGGCATGCATTCACCTACCAAGTTACTCTCTCTTGCATCTCTCTCTGTCAATGCCTACTCCCCAGATGGTACCGCCTCCATTTTTACCATCGGACCCTATGCTTATGAAACTCAATTAGTTTCACCGCCTGTATTCTCAACTTACACCACTGAGCCCTCAACTGCTTCTTTCACTCCACCTCCTGAATCTGCACAGTTGACAACACCTTCATCACCTGAAGTTCCTTTTGCTCAGCTTTTGGCTTCATCTCTAGCTCGAACTCAAAGAAATACAGGGCCAGATCAAAAGTTTCCATCATCGCAGTATGATTTCCAGCCTTTTCGGTTGTACCCAGGAAGTCCAGGAGGCTACATTATATCGCCAGGCTCAACAATTCCGAATTCTGGCACATCTTCACCTTTTCCTGCTAAGCAACCTATCGTTAAGTTCCGTGTGGAGGAAATTTCCAAATTTCTAGGATATGAATACTTCTCCTCTCAGAAGTGGGGTTCAAGACTAGGTTCTGGAACTCTGACACCGAGTGGTTTGGGTTCAAGGTTGGAATCTGGCTCTTTGACGCCCTATGGTTGTGTTTCAAGGTTAGGCTCTGGTGCTTCAACTCCAAACGGACTGGGTTTAGCGCTAGGTTCTGGTTCTCTGACACCAACTATTGGAGAGCCATTACTAAAAGTTACACCTGTTGAGTCCCAAATTTCTGAATTGGGAACACTTGCCAGCTCGGACAAGATACCCGAGGACGAGGAAGTAGTTTTTGATCACAGAGTCTCATTTGAGTTGCCAACTGAATATGTTTCAGCATGTTTGAAACATGACTGTCTTCTTGAAATGGTACCAGAATGTCCAGAAAAGGCGACGAATGAAAGAGCTATACTAAGCAATAATAAACCAGAGAAAGCCAACAAGTGCTGTGATTGCAAAGGTTGCACTGAGCCTGTCTTGCCCGAAAAAACTGAACGGGATGAACAGGAGCAGCAGTATGAATGTGTGCATCAAACTCACTCACTCAGATATAGCAAAGAATTCATCTTTGACAACACAAAGGGAGATGCCTCAGACAAACCTACTCTTGGCGTTGAGTGGTGGAGCAGCGAGAAAGTTTTAGGAAAGAACTTGGTACCGAGAACCAGCTGGACCTTTTTTCCAATGCTGCAGCCAGAGGCCAGCTAG
- the LOC141720728 gene encoding uncharacterized protein LOC141720728 isoform X1, whose translation MSNLSNNSFETVNAAATAIVNSQTRVQPSSARKRRWGGCWSLYWCFGSPKHSKRIGHATLVPEPTEAATQVLFTETLNNSSTIVFPFVAPPSSPASFFQSEPSSGMHSPTKLLSLASLSVNAYSPDGTASIFTIGPYAYETQLVSPPVFSTYTTEPSTASFTPPPESAQLTTPSSPEVPFAQLLASSLARTQRNTGPDQKFPSSQYDFQPFRLYPGSPGGYIISPGSTIPNSGTSSPFPAKQPIVKFRVEEISKFLGYEYFSSQKWGSRLGSGTLTPSGLGSRLESGSLTPYGCVSRLGSGASTPNGLGLALGSGSLTPTIGEPLLKVTPVESQISELGTLASSDKIPEDEEVVFDHRVSFELPTEYVSACLKHDCLLEMVPECPEKATNERAILSNNKPEKANKCCDCKGCTEPVLPEKTERDEQEQQYECVHQTHSLRYSKEFIFDNTKGDASDKPTLGVEWWSSEKVLGKNLVPRTSWTFFPMLQPEAS comes from the exons ATGAGTAATTTATCGAATAACAGTTTCGAAACTGTGAATGCTGCAGCTACTGCTATTGTTAATTCTCAAACTCGAGTTCAGCCATCCAGTGCTCGG AAGAGGAGGTGGGGAGGTTGCTGGAGTCTGTACTGGTGTTTTGGATCTCCGAAACACAGCAAAAGAATTGGTCATGCCACACTTGTTCCTGAACCAACAGAGGCTGCAACACAAGTCCTTTTTACTGAAACTTTAAACAACTCATCCACTATAGTATTTCCTTTTGTTGCTCCTCCTTCTTCCCCTGCTTCTTTTTTCCAGTCAGAGCCTTCCTCTGGCATGCATTCACCTACCAAGTTACTCTCTCTTGCATCTCTCTCTGTCAATGCCTACTCCCCAGATGGTACCGCCTCCATTTTTACCATCGGACCCTATGCTTATGAAACTCAATTAGTTTCACCGCCTGTATTCTCAACTTACACCACTGAGCCCTCAACTGCTTCTTTCACTCCACCTCCTGAATCTGCACAGTTGACAACACCTTCATCACCTGAAGTTCCTTTTGCTCAGCTTTTGGCTTCATCTCTAGCTCGAACTCAAAGAAATACAGGGCCAGATCAAAAGTTTCCATCATCGCAGTATGATTTCCAGCCTTTTCGGTTGTACCCAGGAAGTCCAGGAGGCTACATTATATCGCCAGGCTCAACAATTCCGAATTCTGGCACATCTTCACCTTTTCCTGCTAAGCAACCTATCGTTAAGTTCCGTGTGGAGGAAATTTCCAAATTTCTAGGATATGAATACTTCTCCTCTCAGAAGTGGGGTTCAAGACTAGGTTCTGGAACTCTGACACCGAGTGGTTTGGGTTCAAGGTTGGAATCTGGCTCTTTGACGCCCTATGGTTGTGTTTCAAGGTTAGGCTCTGGTGCTTCAACTCCAAACGGACTGGGTTTAGCGCTAGGTTCTGGTTCTCTGACACCAACTATTGGAGAGCCATTACTAAAAGTTACACCTGTTGAGTCCCAAATTTCTGAATTGGGAACACTTGCCAGCTCGGACAAGATACCCGAGGACGAGGAAGTAGTTTTTGATCACAGAGTCTCATTTGAGTTGCCAACTGAATATGTTTCAGCATGTTTGAAACATGACTGTCTTCTTGAAATGGTACCAGAATGTCCAGAAAAGGCGACGAATGAAAGAGCTATACTAAGCAATAATAAACCAGAGAAAGCCAACAAGTGCTGTGATTGCAAAGGTTGCACTGAGCCTGTCTTGCCCGAAAAAACTGAACGGGATGAACAGGAGCAGCAGTATGAATGTGTGCATCAAACTCACTCACTCAGATATAGCAAAGAATTCATCTTTGACAACACAAAGGGAGATGCCTCAGACAAACCTACTCTTGGCGTTGAGTGGTGGAGCAGCGAGAAAGTTTTAGGAAAGAACTTGGTACCGAGAACCAGCTGGACCTTTTTTCCAATGCTGCAGCCAGAGGCCAGCTAG